A stretch of DNA from Dioscorea cayenensis subsp. rotundata cultivar TDr96_F1 chromosome 4, TDr96_F1_v2_PseudoChromosome.rev07_lg8_w22 25.fasta, whole genome shotgun sequence:
ataaactttgaGCATAAAAGAGACTGAATGAATAATATTAGggttaaagtaaaaaaaataattttaataaacattTTGGGAAGGCTGCTATTTTAACAAATtagcagtattgttttatcattgTTCTCGGTGCTAAATACtgttttattgtttcaaatgaGCCGGATGGGTCTCTTGTGAGAAGTGTTGTATCATGACAAAAAGGATTTATTAGTTCGGTTTGGTTCCTAAAATATCTTCTAGATATGACATGATTTTTATTGCCACATGTGACATCGACcagattaataaatttttaggtgATCAATAAGTCACAATAACTAATACACATTGTAATATCTGTCTGTCCCGTATAACTTTTTAATGTGGTGGTGTTTATCGCCTTTACAATAAAAAcccattaatatattattgtaattaCACTATTGTGCAACAAGGTGGCCATGAGAAcacataatttgtttttaaaaaacccaaaataataagaaaacataaactaTTCTATGAaaatgatagttttttttttgaattaaatgtggataaaccacatatttaTTACGAAGGTACAAGGATATAGCCATcgctcaccagaagtgaggaggAGTAGggaaacaagtaaaaaaaaaacagagcaaGCAGAGAAAAAAAGCTAAGTAAGCGGAAGAAGCCGTCTGGCATCTCAGACCTACTTAGACAAACGTCGAAATGCAACTACTCCTGAACAGAACCAGGGTCAAGAGTGCCGGCAGAGGAGGAATCTCTAGCGCTGAGGAAGTTGAGAGAACGCTTGATTTTCTGAGAGGCTTCGTTAAGAACTTGCTGATGTTTGTCTGTAGCAATAGAAATCCAAGATAAAAGCATATTaacagatttaaaaataatgatatgttGCGATAAAACATTCATGTGAAAAATACGAGTGTTTCTTTCGATCCAGATATTCCACAAAATAGCACGGGAAATGAGATCCCAAAAGATTTGATACTGGGGGTTGAGGGATGATAACCAAGTCGTCCAGAGTAAGGGAATAGATTGTGGAAGAGGGGTGAGTTTTCAAGAAGtaataaacaatttaatttttaaataaaaatgtaatattaaaacgttggtaaaaataaaataatagagagTTACTACACGTGTGTCTATAAATACTACATAAACCATCGCTTGGTTGGTCCCTTTACTAAATTCCAAGAACTTCACCACTCCATGATCATCAGAGTAAATATtagaagtttatttatttactatgaTGATCTCTTTTCACTCACTGGACCTATTCCTAAACCTCTCTTGATCTTTGGATGGTATGAACTTTAGgtttttttgttaggttttaGGGAATTTCTCGTGCTCATATTGTTGGAGTTCttgaactttatttatttatttatttttacaaacagTTGTTTTCAGAGATGATTTTGGTATTCgagttttagtttattttttggaaatctGCAATTTGATGTAGAGTTCTCTCTTCAAAATGCTTGTGgaatttgatgtttttgtttttgttttaaatgaaaactagtaatttatttatttgaaattttaaaccCTTGTGATCGCAGCAAATAGTTCAAGACATTTAATTTCTATGTGAGAGATGGAGGGTTTAATTTCTGTTTCAATATATAGTTGAGGTCTAATAATAAAAGTGTGCTTTTTTGAGTCGTTTGTTccaattatcaaataaaaaaaataataacaaataaataaaaaaattccaaacacTTCATAAGGTTTGCTGAAAATCACTTAGTTTAGTAGTCCCTTGACAGTTGAGCGTGCTTTTCATTGGTAAAGTCAGACTCCTCAGAAGAACTCCCTCACTCGCACTCCTGTGTCAGTGGCTTACCTacattggaaaaagaaaaaccctTCATAAGGTTTAAATTGTTGCGATTTCTTAATCAagaatcaatttcattttatttttaaatcattaaaaaaaattgaaggtttAAAACACTCTTGCCGCAAAGGAGTTTGGTCATTACaaaaatttttctcaaaaatgtTTGATTGTGATATGAACAAACACTAGTagacattatattatatatttgttgccaATGTATCTTGAAAGACATGCATGAAAGTGTCATAGCATGCTTTCAACATTCAGATGAAACTAATATTTACTTTAGCTTCATATGAAATTGTTGTAACATTTGTTCAACAAATACCATGCTGAACTTTTGAAAGTTGGTTGGCACTGCATGTGATCTTAATTAGAGTCCTATGAAATTATTGTAACATTTGTTCAACAAATACCATGCTGAACTTTTGAAAGTTGGTTGGCACTGTGATCTTAGACTGTTGGGAATGACCATTTGTTAGGACTGCATTCTATTGAAGTAAAAAAGTCCTGAagattgaatgcttgttgcatgagtTACTGTACTGATTATGGAAACATCAATATCAAGATCAGAAGATGATGAAATGTGTGAATATTTTTCCATTCATGTTCTTCTGGGGAGAAACTGAAAAATCTATATCCTAATTTTCTTGCATTTCAACTTCCATTTTTGCTCTAATGTTAACTAACGGTAACTACTCGCCTTCCTCTTCTCCTCCAACTCCACCATCTCCTCTTCCCCTCAGTGTCGGGCCAGGAAACCGAAAGTATCCTTTCACGCCGTCCCCGTCTTTATCACCGCCTTTCTCACCACCGTCTTCACAGTACTCCTCACCGGAGATTTTACCTCTCTTGCATGAGGATCAGCGGGAGCAGCGTAGAGAAGTATTTTGCCTAGACACTCTGGATGATGATAATAGTAGTCCTAGTGAGAAATGGCAGCAGTTTGCAAACCggtaaattatgaaaagaaagaatatatatatatatatattaagcatATGAaagttgattttctttattACTGTTTTTGATTTTCATGCAGTTTAAGGTGGTTGATACTGAGATtctgctgctgttgctgttCTTCATTATACTGAAGTTGTTAGCTAGTTAATTAGTGTCACATTGTACTTCTTTCACTGACACGATATAATTCACGATTTGGTTTCGATCCTTTTGATCTATTTCAATGTGAGAAAGTGATGTTATTCATGCATCTAATGTATCAACAACGAAAGAAAACAGATGAATGAACTTCAATTGAAATAAGGCAATCAGTCATGCCCATATATTTGATGTCCTTGAAAGATGAAATGTAAAATTGAGAATTATTTCTGTACATTTCCCTTTCAATAAAAGAATTGACATATGGTTTTACTATTCATCTTCAAGGCCGGGTATGTACTCCAAACTCACATCGAAAGTAACCGGGCTGTTTGGGGCAACTCTCGGCCTACCGGGTGCCGAGTTAAGACCTTTCGGAAAAGCCAACTACacaaatacaaaacacaacaattatACACTTTCAATAAACTGAATTCTTGAATGTTGAAGTCAATATTTACAGATCACTTACAGAACCCGGTATATATAACCGACGTTTTCCTCCAACTTTCATGCTTAAAATCCCCTCATCAAGTCCTTTGATTACCTGCAGTTATCGATGACTGTGTAATCAATTAAGAGTTATAGTTGAACAAACATATTGCAAATCTTCGACATGAACTATTATTAGTTAATCCAGACAAATCTTCAAGAAATGAAGATTGTAAATGTTTAACAAGATATGCATTGTTATTTAATAGATTACCTGACCAGAGCCAACACGGAATATATACGGCAGTCCTTTCTCCAAAGAACTGAAATACAAGATATGTACACATTTAGAGGGAaagatattatcaaaattataaacatgTTTGAgttgaaaaacaagaatattttcctaaatgaaaaagaaaaacactatgaacatgatttttgtgaaataactcACGCAAGTTTGCTAATATGATTTCTATGAGATTACATTCTAAATGTCCAATATTGATCTGCAATCATTTTTCACCGGTTCCTCAAcgatagttttgattgacatttgCTTTGAAATGATGAACACATAAACAAATGCAAAGATTTATAACCTTGGTGTGAAAAAATAGACTTTGATTGCAACCTCAATGTATACACATTACCTGTCAAATATCTGCCCGGTCGGGACCATAGCGACATAATTGGCAGCAACCTGAAATGATAAAAGATAGAATTGcttcaaattaaattaacattaGAGAACAGCAAATGTTTAACCAACTTTTAGATCGAAAACTTTAAAATGCAGGTGCATTATAAGAAGACCGTTTTTCGTATTTAACTGTAAACATCATGGATTTCAATGATAGAAGGCCAAAAAGGATATACTTGAAAACCAATAGGAGGACTCGGGCCTTCGCCAACTTTTATGTCCTTGTACTGCAGACCGGATTCTGTAGTCATCATTGGCACctaaacaaagaacaaatagTGAATTAACATGCAAAGCACATTACATGTTTGATCTCGAACAAGTTTCTCGAACTGAAAATTAACAATGAACAGATATTTTAGATACTTGATACGGTATTAGAGCTGTTGTTTTCTCTATTTTAAATGCTATTGAACCGATGAAACAATGATAgaaaaaagtaataaagaacAAGGAAAAGTGAAGGGCTATGTAATCTCACCATACATTTTCAAGCTCCTTTTCACAAGCATCATCACAAATTTTCGGCTTCTCTTCGGGAGGTAAGCCGGCCCCAATTACATGAGAACTACCAAAATCAAAAGCCAAACTCCCAAATATCAAACTAATAACATTTCTTCGGCTGAGAAGAGAGACTTCATCATCGCATTTTCCTCGTCTGAAGAATGCTTGACATCCTAAATTTACATCAGAGCAATTGCCttcaaaatttatgagcttgtttGTGTGTACTATTTGGTGATGACCATTGATTGATGTCCTTGCAACTCTTGAACCTGAACATgaggatttaaaatttatgccGAAGAACAAGAATGCACATTATAATTTGTTCTCCTATGACAATAAATTCACAAAATGAGCTGTGACCAGCACAAACATGAATTCCTGTCAATTACTAAAATTCTTTAAGCAAAAACCATAGAAACAAACGCACTAATTAGTAATAGTTACAAACATATTACAAAGAAATGGATGATCCATACACACAAATCCAAAAACATTGGCTAAGAAACAAGTCTTGAAAcattcaattaataaagaaagaTTGAAACAGATACATCAAGCAAcattaaccaaaacaaaaaagatgatTCAGAAACAAAAATCCACtgaaaatttttcatcaatgaaaaatctcattataaagaaaacattgaaccAAATACACAACTAAGCATTGGGTGATACATACATAATAACATTTaacaaattagagaaaacaagaaacaaaggaTTCTCAAATGGCAAATGCAGACACTATAAgacagaaagaaagaagaagagtgaTAAGAAAGAGTTACCAAATGGGAGCAGAGGATGAGCCCaagagagaagagaggaagaagacatGGTGATGCTCTGGAGAGACATTGCTTGTGAAGCTTGGGAATGGATAAAATGGAGATTGAGTTATATGTATAGCTTGGCAGTTTCCTGGAGAATGATTGGCCCACGTGTCATGTTCTAAATATTCCTGCATAACGGGTTAATGGatcttgtttattatatttatcattaggATATATTTTAGCATTATTTGTCACTTATCAttgactttttgtttttttgtttttattatcaaaataaaatgattgGTTTGAATGTttagaaacaaaatataaagaaatactcAATTATGTGTATATTCGGATCTAAAATTGCCTCTTTGGATCCGATTTTGAAGCATTTCCCTTATCGGGTTTAAATATTAACGGGTTTGATAGCTGCATGCCCGAATCCGTTTTCTTCGTTCATCCGGAAAGCCCGTGAACAGGCCCCGAGAAAGCCCGAAAAGGCTTcgatttttctccatttttttctcggattttGATTTCTTTCATTTGGGAATTAGGGTTTCACGGATGATGATGGCGATGAAGGTTCCGGTGAGTGGGTTGGGCATGGCTTCGCCTTCATCTTTATCTATGGTGGTTCCTGGGAGGAGGGTTCTTGTTGCTAATCCGGCCTCCAGGACCTCCTTCTTCAATGGCGGAGGTATTGAGTGATCTTTGcgagttttagggttttgaattgATCCTATTATGAGATGATTTGCTTTTTGGATGCTTGGAGATTCAGTTATTTGAGTATGAGCTCTTACTTAAttgctttgtttatttatttatttatttttactactGCTCTTTGGTTCGAGATTTGTTTACAAATTTGTGGAATAAAATTTGTGAATTTTCTAATAAATGGGACTTTTTTTAGTATATGTTTGATAGACAAGATTTGGTAGCGCTAGCTTCTGATTCTTTGTATTCAATATTTCAATTTGTGTTATGAGCTAGGGCACCATAGAAAGAATGATTGAATTGTTGGAAAGGTTCAgtaagttttgttttgtgagaagtgcaatgtgtgtgtgtgtgtgtgtgttttaatttttccttttgtcTGTACATTGATCGATCCTCTGTGGAGTTGAACCCAACTGTTCATATTGTAATCAGAGTAAG
This window harbors:
- the LOC120258181 gene encoding uncharacterized protein LOC120258181, whose amino-acid sequence is MLTNGNYSPSSSPPTPPSPLPLSVGPGNRKYPFTPSPSLSPPFSPPSSQYSSPEILPLLHEDQREQRREVFCLDTLDDDNSSPSEKWQQFANRLRWLILRFCCCCCSSLY
- the LOC120258180 gene encoding peptidyl-prolyl cis-trans isomerase FKBP16-3, chloroplastic, which translates into the protein MSLQSITMSSSSLLSWAHPLLPFGSRVARTSINGHHQIVHTNKLINFEGNCSDVNLGCQAFFRRGKCDDEVSLLSRRNVISLIFGSLAFDFGSSHVIGAGLPPEEKPKICDDACEKELENVPMMTTESGLQYKDIKVGEGPSPPIGFQVAANYVAMVPTGQIFDSSLEKGLPYIFRVGSGQVIKGLDEGILSMKVGGKRRLYIPGSLAFPKGLNSAPGRPRVAPNSPVTFDVSLEYIPGLEDE